Within the Erigeron canadensis isolate Cc75 chromosome 6, C_canadensis_v1, whole genome shotgun sequence genome, the region GGCCGTACACATCAACGCAGGGGCGGATCCACCTTATGCCGAGAGGTGCAACTCAACCGCTGTGAAAACTTTTtacccttaattttaatataactttcatgtAATCTTAGCATACAAGTCTATTAGGATTTCTCTTGTAACATTTACTctatttatgttgtttaataacACTGTTATTGTTACTGAATTTTCATAAATTATCAGAAAGTATCCACGTATGTAAATGCATCCACCATATGCTATGTGGTGGTCACAAGTCATGGTACTTCTacagaaaatgaagaaaaatatcGGACCAAAACTAGAAAGCCTCTAGCTGGGGGGTCaagttaaataaattaaccaACAATCCACATGAAGAAGGTTGACCAGAGGGTAAGCGAGATCGATGCAAAACCATAAGCCCACAACATGATCACCGAACATTCACTCTCACCAGAACCAAATAACTGGGTCATCGTGCCTGtcataaaatataattgtagaatttttaaatttgtaaaaatttgaaTAGTCAAAATTGAATAGGTGTGCAGAGCTCATACCAATGTTCATAGCTGGCGGCATTGCAAACTGTAGTAGAAGAACAAAGAGATAGAGAGGATCTGCATGTACTAAGCCGAGATAAAGCGCTCCTTTGACGATTAAAATTCCACAAAGTGGCAAAAAAACATACCGAACTGCTACAATCCCAAAGACAAGTGGTAGTGAGATGCCAGACCCTTTAAGACCTGCATATAGTACAGATTTAGTattagtcacatcaagaaactgaatgcacaaatttgactttttgttaAACCAACGTCACCTCTTAAGAGGTTCCCTCCCAAAATCAATGCTACAGTTGGAATCGCTGCGTCCCTGAATGAGACAATGTGTAGAGTCCATTTACTCACTTTCATTTGTCAAATGTTATACCATACTTTGCTAAATCTAATCTAAACTTGCCTGTGCAACGGGCCAATACCAAAGACTAGAAGTTTCAAACTGAAATGTTATGGCTCTTAACGATCTTACCCTACTAAAGACGCAGAATCTTGAATCACCCTGAAAGGAGCTGTGGTGCCTATAAGTAGCCTACGTATTGGTGCTATTGTTCCAATGATGAATCCGACAATCTTTTAGGATAAAAACACAGGCTGTTACATGTCTGGGCATACTTTTGGCAATCAATTTCTTGACCTTTAATGATCAAGAACATAACATATGCGATAGAAACAAAAGTGTACCGCTCCAAGGGTTGATGGTGCAAACACTGCTTTCAAGTTAACCTGTCTTGAAAAGTTTCCAAGATGTTGCTTCATCTTCCCTAAAATCACCTGATgcacataatttttttaaacaaaaaactttCCAATAACTTTGAGCAAACTCAAATCAGATGAACATCAAAAAACAACCTTCACTTTTATCTTCGTATTAACAGAAGTTGTAGATGATGGAAGCAAACTTTGGGTCAAATCCTCTGCCCTGGTTTCTGATTCTTCAATACGGGTGACAACATTGTGTCCAGAATGCTGGGAATGGTCCGAAAAAACCCGCACTAGGTTGAAAACATAAGACCACAAAAACACAGCTCCAATCTGATGAGTTTGGTGTTAGGACTGACAGATATGGAAGTTCATCAAGttcaaatttgaaaataataatacatactGCCGTGGATAGTGAAGCATAAGCTATCCCATAGTCATAGCAAACATTAGGATCTCCAAAAGGAGTCCCCTTCTCTTTGCATACAGCAGGGATTAATATCAAAAGCAAGTTTCCAAGGTTGCCTGTCATTTGTAATTAGAATCTTAATCAGCTATCGGAGTAACCTTTATATACGGTATTTGTATAGTACACGTAACTTACCTGCTGCGCAGGTACCAATGATGAGGCCCTTTAGATGTTGAGGTGGTTTTGCAATGACTATAAGTGCCCATCCAAGTCCGGATCCAATTATGAATGTTAGAAGAATATTGACGGGCATAAACCACCTGCAGTAGTATTCAGAGGTTGGaactataaaaaaataatgcCACTTTTAAGACTTGTAAAACAGAACCAACAACTCATGGGCAAAAAAACTTACAATGATTTGAAACTTTCATAAGTGAGTGTACTAGCAAGCTTGCTGCTTACAAGTGCTGGATTGAAGACATAGAACACAAGCTGTGCACCCATAATAAACCAAAACTAAATCTTTGGTAAAATGTAGCAACTCATTTATATTAGCTTAAGATGAACTCTGACtttcatacataaatataaaattacttTATTACTTAAAGTTGGTAAAGCCGGGGATTTAGGATCTGAATTTTTGAAGGCCTCATTTTTGTCtgcctatatatgtatatattatccCGGATTGAGGACCAAATACCACCGGGCGCACATTTCTTTAGTTGTATAGATGTAGTGGGCTAACTAAACAATACTTGTAACACAATCTTCTTTGAGCCTGAACATTTAGATACATCAGATTTTTGACACAATTTGACATTACACGGAGGAAAAGGCATGCCCAGGCACCACCTTAGGTCCGCCCCTGAATTATTCACAAACTCGTTGTTGATGGGTTATCTCAAATACAAGGCCTCTTGCAACTGAAAGTAAACTCTAAAGAAAGCAAAGAAGTGCTATGAGtttttttacaaaaagtttCAACTATAGCAACTTTCTTATAGTACCAGATAGTCAGTAGACTTGTAGAGTATATCGAAAAAAGATTTTACACTTCAACTTAAAAATAAACACCTCTAAGGAGGCTTAGTGGCTAACTAACATAAAAGACCCGCCTTCCCCAGGTTACTTAAATAGTATATCCGTTTACTACAACTTCAAAATGGAAATAGGAGATGATCCTTTGAGTCTAATGTCCTACCTAAGtgtatcatcattatcatcacaCTTTCTTGATTGATTGGAAGAGAggagattgaaaaaaaaaacttacattaTTGACTTGTTTCCTTGTACTTGGTCCCAAAATGTCAATGGAATCCAAGGCTAAAAATGAGCCAAGCGCGGTTACTATGAGTACTTTGAGCACAGGCATAGAAGCAGCACAAAACAGATCTACAAACCCCATCTCTACAGCAAACTGTTTACAAAAATCAAGGACAGTAGTTGATAAAATCTGAATATGTAGTAAATAAGCCAAGAGACTGGTCTAAATGTATAGTCACAATAACAATATAGATAAATGAAATATATTGTTTAGGAAGTACTAATTAATACAAAAAGTCATTAGCAACAACATGCATAGAAATTTAACTAAAGAAAATCATATACCTTCAAGTAGAGTTGCTTACATAAAACAACCCACGgttttcttaaattatatatggtCAATTTACTTTCAAAAACTACCTACTAACAAGTTAAAGGAAATTACATCTAAACAAATGTAAGTGGGCAAATAACATTTTAAGTACTTGGAAACGGATTTTTACCTTAAGTTTTGCAAAAGCAGCCTGTttctattaatttattattgttaatacataaataaaaaacagaaagaaaaaaataataaggtaGGATTTTCAGGTAGGGGAGAAATGGTATCATTTAGTCATTTGTATATCAGTCATCACAACCTAACATTCAAACCAACAAATTATCACCAAACATATTGTCTTGACTAAACACTTCATGTGTCCGTTTTCCACAACCTTACAGCCACGTTAAACTCAGAAAACTAGCCATATTGTCTTCATTGATTTTCGAAAAATCTATTGTTTTCTTCCCATTCAACAGACGTTCAAAATGAGTCCACACATAAACTCCACATTTACCTGTTTAATTAGGTACCATCATCAGGAAAGCATCTTTGATCAAGAAGTCAAGTGGTTCAGGACGACACTTAGGGTGTTTGGAATTATCTATGAGGTTCAATATTTTAGATAGCTGTTTAGAATAAGCGACCAGATCTTCATCGTTCGCCTGCCAGTGCATTGAATTGTAAACAATCAAACTCTGCTTTCCCACATGGAATGTATTAGATATCAATGAAAGTTCTTTTGTTGTGAATCCAACAAACATGTTTCACAAAGGACGTATTCACATATCCAAATGTGCGACTCTGCCAACAATGTTACCCTCCATGATATAGGCGAGGATATGATCGCTAATCGTTACATCAGCTTCTCTGGTGTATATAGCTTAAAAATCATTAAACAATCTATTCCagttacacaaaaaaaaaaaaaaacataatcgGGTTGGTCTCTTTTTCAACGTTAGTGCGTAGAATAGTAGCAACTTTTTTGGACCAGACTTAGTTAGAGAGCAAATTTTCAACTACAACATTCTGACAGAGATGACCAAGAGCTTAGCTTTAAAGGGATTACTAGTTCAAAATTTGATCTTCAAAGTAAGTCTACCTTTGTTAATTCTACAACTTCACAAAATCTAGCAACTCACTCCAAATAACCAAATTAGCTCAAGCAATTTTCTCTTAATCCTTAGAGCTACTACCAATAATAAAAAGGCAAACAACTAAGCAATAAGCAAACTGCTTAGTGAATACAAACAATACAATATGCTATCCATCTCAACTTTATCACATTTCACATATGAACTAGTACAAGCCGAAGAACGACTCATACTCACTTATACTAGCCATGTCAAGGATATATCTAATATAATCCGTACAACGACTCACACTCACTTACGTTATACAACTAATCAATTAGGGACTAGTACAAGCCAGACAATGACTCACACTCGCTTGTACTAGTCATTCAACTAACAACTTTCAAATATAGATTAGCACAAGCAAGACAACGACTAACGCTCACCCGTGCCAACCAAACTCAACAAATATGCATATGATTACAAACATTCATCCAACATGTCAATTTTTGTAACACTAGCACCTTGGCCTCAACAATAGCAAATTATTTAGGTGACCCatataaaactatcaataaATTACAAATCACGGTCACCCACTAACCGAAAATCAACTATGAATTTAACCcattttacacatacatatcatTATTGTGTTTGGCTAGCCTACTTTCtcaattctttcattttttttttctaatcacAATTTCCATTACCAACAAAATTCCATTTTCTCCAACTTCACAAtctaacaataacaaatatCTTGGTTttttacaagaaattatataaaaaaattgataataataataatagtaccAACAATAGCCCTAGCCAAAGATTATTAgctttgaaataaaaaaattattgttacAAGGGATTTTGGAGGGATCACTTACTTAGGAGAgaatttgttgaaatttttattagctcttaataataataattggtgtcgttcctttttttaatttggCGGTTCCCAGGCCACGATGCGCGCAAACACACACAGATACCATAAATAGTAATACAGTACTCCCTCCCTCCGACCCTTTTTATATGTCATGGGACCCAAAGTACACAGTTTAGTTATTTGTCGTGGCACATTTAAAAACGGAAAATGATTCACCGCTCTGAGTTTCCCCACTCGGTACTCGGTagactatatttatatatcttgaccGGGTCTAGATTCTCCTAAAAAATTTTGTGGGCCCTTTTACaggataaaaatatttaaagccCATACACTTACTAGAGAAAATGTCATAGgtagtccctgtggtttgccATATTTATGATTTGCCCCATATGTCTTTTTTCTACAAACGGTCCCTAAATATTTCGTTTTCGTTGATAGAAGTTCCTGACATtaacttctgttagttttgACCGTTTAAATGTTCAAGTGCGAATCATGTAAGGGTATAATCATACTTTTAGTAACCACATGGACTATATatgataaaactttttttttattgataatcttaatttcttttaaaaattattatgtatatatatgaatattatatattttgtacaGGTGGATACCATATTCtttcaaaatataatttgattcTATCccttttttaaacataatttcTATTCTATATATTATGTTCATTTGTTCCTATTTATGTTCATTCATCAGTTCAATATGTATTAGTTTTTGTTGAGttatggattcgctgagagactcagcaagtctcttctTCAGCGAGTCCTCAGCGAGTAGCTTCGTCAGCAATCTCTCAGCGATCAATATTATCTTCAAGTTAAAGATAAGTTCGATGACTCATTGCCCAGTTTTTGTAAGTCAGAAAATAgcgggaaaatgaagataagaataTTGGTCCCaagacacgtgttgatcaagaaGACTGAAGACATGTGATCTTGTACCAAAACGGTACCTGGgtctttctctttcataccggatttggaaacaaacaagatgaagacagaGAGCCCTGCAGATCTGagagatccaccaatagatggttgacaaccttgaggtgtcaacatctattgggttgtcatgtgattcccaTCTCTGCCTATTTAAataatcacttgacctagccgcaaaTCTTGTTGGTGTAGTTCTGCAATTGTTACTTTGTGTGTGTTTCTTATTATTGTAGAACATctaagtttttgtgtgtcaaaaacttaacaagtattttcaattttcttctttgtaaaccaacCATATATTcactatttaattaatatacatatagttaaacatgtttactttcttatcttatatcttttatttaatctgtTTTGATTATTGCAAACTTGGGACTTTCAGTTGGTATCAAAGCAGTGGTTCGATACACCGAATCTGATCTGAGTAAAAGTTTGCAAGATCTTTTCTTTGCTTTTTCTGCATCCaaaactttttcttattttcgtTCTTAAAATCTTTCTCTATGACTGCAGTTCTTACTCTGGTTAATACCAGAGACTTTGGGTATGTTTCCATCCCTCCAAGATTCGAATCTCATGATTTTGGATCTTGGAAGGAAAGAATGCTTCTACATATTGTAGGAGTTGAACCTTACCTAATGACCATCTTAACCAAAGGTCGAATTGTGGTGATTTTGGTggtatatgttttgtttaattacATATAGATAGAATAGATAGACATGTGATCTTTGTGGGTATGCTGTTATGTCTGTCTAGTTTATTACGTATACATAGATATATGGGAATACATGatatattgatagatatatTAGAGTGTAtgtataaaactaaaatagCAAGAAATCTGggaaaataaaatatgtttggTCGGATTGTGGTGATTCTGGTGGCGGTCAAATAAGGAGGAAGAAGAAAGGTGTTCCTTTTATGTAAATGGACAATTATACCCTTACCAACAGCTTTaaactaacagaagttagtgtgaGGGACTCCTCACAACGAAAACGGAAAATTCAGGGACCGTTTGTAACGGAAAAATAAACAGAGGGGTCAAAATACGAATATAACAAACCAAATGAACCATTTGTGAACATTTTCTCTTAAATTTTTATGTCAATTGCTtgtatagatgtatatatagttaatagATAATCAATACTCAATACACAATTACACATACATACTATCACCAAACCTTAGTGTGTGTGGAGCGAAACAAACATGTGGAACTTTGTGATATATTGAAGTACATGGTCAAAAGATTAAACAGTGAACAATGACAATTCAATGAACAAAGAATTCTATGACTCACTATCTAACAGATATATAGAGCCAAACAAAATGATCATGCTACAAGCCACATGAATAACATTGACCAAAGAGTAAGTGATATCGATGCCAAACCATAAGCCCATAACATTATCACCGAACATTCACTCTCACCAGCTCCAAATAACTGTGTTATAGTACCtgccatataaaaaaaattgtcataAATTAATTGTGTCATGATAAAAGTTCATTAAGAAATCCATACTTATA harbors:
- the LOC122605411 gene encoding protein PIN-LIKES 3-like; translation: MGFVDLFCAASMPVLKVLIVTALGSFLALDSIDILGPSTRKQVNNLVFYVFNPALVSSKLASTLTYESFKSLWFMPVNILLTFIIGSGLGWALIVIAKPPQHLKGLIIGTCAAGNLGNLLLILIPAVCKEKGTPFGDPNVCYDYGIAYASLSTAIGAVFLWSYVFNLVRVFSDHSQHSGHNVVTRIEESETRAEDLTQSLLPSSTTSVNTKIKVKVILGKMKQHLGNFSRQVNLKAVFAPSTLGAIVGFIIGTIAPIRRLLIGTTAPFRVIQDSASLVGDAAIPTVALILGGNLLRGLKGSGISLPLVFGIVAVRYVFLPLCGILIVKGALYLGLVHADPLYLFVLLLQFAMPPAMNIGTMTQLFGSGESECSVIMLWAYGFASISLTLWSTFFMWIVG